TAAAATGGTGTTGTCGGTGTTTCCCTGGGGCAGCTGAACTGCTGCGGCCTGACAGGCACGATGATTGACAGCGCCAGGGAGACCTGCCCAAAGAAGGAAGGACTGGAGGCTCTGATTACCACGGTAACAAACATAACCCCTACAGCAACAACTATTTGAGTGACGAGCTATTATATTGgagggtagaagtgtatattggagggtagaagtgtatattggagggtagaagtgtatattgtagggtagaagtgtatattatagggtagaagtgtaCATTGgagggtagaagtgtatattggagggtagaagtgtatattatagggtagaagtgtatattataaggtagaagtgtatattatagggtagtaGTGTATATTATAAGGTAGAAGTGTACATTGgagggtagaagtgtatattggagggtagaagtgtatattatagggtagaagtgtatattatagggtagaagtgtatattggagggtagaagtgtatattatagggtagaagtgtatattatagggtagaagtgtatattataaggtagaagtgtatattataaggtagaagtgtatattataaggtagaagtgtatattataaggtagaagtgtatattatagggtagaagtgtatattataaggtagaagtgtatattataaggtagaagtgtatattataagGTAGAAGTGTATATTGGAGAGTAgaagtgtatttttatttatttttcaccgttatttaaccaggtcggctagttgagaacaagtcctttatttaaccaggtaggctagttgagaacaagtcctttatttaaccaggtggccagttgagaacaagtcctttatttaaccaggtaggctagttgagaactagtcctttatttaaccaggtagaccagttgagttctcatttacaactgcgacctggccaagataaagcaaaacagtgcgacacaaaacaacaacacagagttacacatggagtaaacaacaacacagagttacacatggaataaacaaacgtacagtcaataactgtCACAAATAATGTCgttgtgttgaagggaggaccaatacgcagcgggaatgtggacactcatctttttaataaaacacgagcaaagcatccacagggaataaacaatactcacgacaagaacagtgtggcaggctaaacgaaagcagtgctcacaaacaactacccaccaccacaaataaaaacacacacctgtttataggactcccaatcagaggcaactagaaacacctgcctccaattgagagtccagcacccaacctacacatagaaaacctaccctagaacctacacacaacacaaaccctctgccacgtcctgaccaaaactaataattactccctctgctggtcaggacgtgacaataacacaatagaaaaatctatatacagtgagtgcaaatgtagaagagaacggaggtaaggcaataaatagaccatagtagcgaagtaattacaatttagcaaattagcactggagtgatagatgagcagatgatgatgtgcaagtagaaatactggtgtgcaaaagagcagaaaagtaaataaaaacaatatggggatgaggtaggtagattgggtgggctatttacagatggcctatatacagctgcagcgatcggttagctgctcagatagctgatgtttaatgttagtgagggaaatataagtctccagcttcagtgatttttgcaattcgttccagtcattggcagcagagaactggaaggaaaggcgaccaaaggaggaattggctttggggatgaccagtgaaatatacctgctggagcgcgtgctacgggtgggtgctgctatggtgaccagcgagctgagataaggcggggctttacctagcaaagacttatagattacctggaaccagtgggtttggcgacgagtatgaagcgagggccagccaacgagagcgtacaggtcgcagtggtgggtagtatatggggctttggtaacaaaatggatggcactgtgatagactgcatccagtttgctgagtagagtgttggaggctattttgtaaatgacatcgccgaagtcaaggatcggtaggatagtcagttttacgagggtatgtttggcagcatgagtgaaggatgctttgttgcgaaataggaagccgattctagatttaattttggattggagatgtttaatgtgagtctggaaggagagtttacagtctaaccagacacccaggtatttgtagttgtccacatattctaagtaagaaccgtccagagtagtgatgctggacgggagggcaggtgcaggcagcgatcggttgaagagcatgcatttagttttacttgtatttaagagcagttggaggccacggaaggagtgttgtatggcattgaagctcgtctggaggttagttaacacagtgtccaaagaagggccagaagtatacagaatggtgtcgtctgcgtagaggtggatcagagactcaccagcagcaagagcgacatcattgatgtataaagAGAAAAgattcggcccgagaattgaaccctgtggcacccccatagagactgccagaggtccggacaacaggccctccgatttgacacactgaactctatctgagaagtagttggtgaaccaggcgaggcaatcatttgagaaaccaaggctgttgagtctgccgataagaatgtggtgattgacagagttgaaagccttggccaggtcaatgaatacggctgcacagtaatgtctcttatcgatggcggttatgatgtcgttaaggaccttgagtgtggctgaggtgcacccatgaccagctcggaaaccagattataGGGTAGCAGTTTATATTATAGTGTTTAAGTGTATATTATAGGGctagaagtgtatattatagggtagaagtgtatattatagggctagaagtgtatattatagggtagaagtgtatattatagggctagaagtgtatattatagggtagaagtgtatattatagggctagaagtgtatattatagggtagaagtgtatattataggctagaagtgtatattatagggtagaagtgtatattataggctagaagtgtatattatagtatagaagtgtatattatagggtagaagtgtatattatagggtatTATAGGGTagcagtgtatattatagggtagcagtgtatattatagggtagaagtgtatattatagggtagaagtgtatattacaGGGTAGAAGagtatattatagggtagaagtgtatattatagggtagtagtgtatattatagggtagtagtgtatattatagggtagaagtgtatattatagggtagtagtgtatattatagggtagtagtgtatattatagggtagaagtgtatattatagggtagtagtgtatattatagggtagaagtgtatattatagggtagaagtgtatattatagggtagaagtgtatattataagGTAGAAGagtatattatagggtagaagtgtatattatagggtagaagtgtatattatagggtagaagtatatattatagggtagaagtatatattatagggtagaagtgtatattatagggtagaagtgtatattatagggtagaagtgtatattatagggtagaagaatatattatagggtagaagtgtatattatagggtagaagtgtatattagtgtatcgccaaacccactggctccaggtcatctataagtctttgctaggtaaaggcccaccttatctcagctcactggtcaccaaagcagcacccacctgtagcacgcgctccagcaggtaaatttcactggtcatccccaaagccaattcctccttttgccgcctttccttccagttctctgctgccaatgactggaacgaactgcaaaaatctctgaagctggagactcatatctccctcactagctttaagcaccagctgtcagagcagctcacagatcactgcacctgtacatagcccatctgtaaacagcccatccagctacctcatccccatactgtatttatttatttatcctgctcctttgcaccccagtatctctacttgcacattcatcttctgcacatctatcactccagtgtttaattgttatattgtaattacttcgccactatggcctatttattgccttacctccctgtaTATTATtgggtagaagtgtatattatagggtagaagtATATATTATTGGGTAGAAGTGTATTttggagggtagaggtgtatgTTATAGGGTAGAAGTGGTGTAGTAGTTTTTAATCTCAGTCCTGTCAGAGTTATAGTAGTGTGTAATCTCAGTCCTGGTAGAGTTGTAGTAGTGTGTAATCTCAGTCCTGGTAGAGTTGTAGTAGTGTGTCATCTCAGTCCTGGTAGAGTTGTAGTAGTGTGTCATCTCAGTCCTGGTAGAGTTGTAGTAGTGTGTAATCTCAGTCCTGTCAGAGTTATAGTAGTGTGTAATCTCAGTCCTGGTAGAGTTGTAGTAGTGTGTAATCTCACTGTGTTGTTCTGTCAGAGTTGTCCAACGGCCATTGACGAGGTGTTCAACTCTAAACTCCATATCATTGGAGGAGTGGGCATCGGAATTGGAGTCCTCATGGTGAGAGCAGCcaatcaactctctctctctatccactcctctcctctctctttcctctcctctctctcctctcctttctctctctcctctctctctcctctctctttcctctcctccactcctctcctttctctcctccactcctcttctttctctctatccactcctctctttcctctcctctctcctctcctttctctccttcactcctctcctctctctctcttcttctctctctgtccactctctctcctccgctcctctctcctccactcctctcctctcctctccttcaccctctctctcctcctctctccttcctctctgtcctcttccctacactcctccactctctttcctccctccactcctctgtcctctccatcttctccactcctttctcctcctctcctctccttcctctctctcctctcctctccttcctctctctcctcctctgtcctctccttcgtctctctcctctccttcctctctctcctcctctcctctgtcctctccttcgtctctctcctccactcctctgtcctctccttcctctctctcctcctctcctctccttcctcttgtcCTCTAATGATATGTCTTTCTCTTCTGTCCAGATCTTTGGGATGATCTTCAGCATGCTGCTGTGCTGCGCCATCAGAAGGTCTCGTGACATCATGTAGACCCGGACTCTGCCCTTCCGTGCACTTAacttatctgtgtgtctgtcctcaATTGATGTTAAACGCTCACTAGGTTTGTACTGccattaggattagggttagttaGCAttttcagccagccagccagtcagccagccagccagccagtcagccagccagtcagccagccagccagccagtcagtcagtcagttagtcagccagtcagccagccagtcagtcagttagtcagccagtcagccagccagtcagccagccagccagtcagtcagccagtcagccagccagccagttagtcagccagtcagtcagttagtcagccagccagccagtcagtcagccagccagccagccagccagccagtcagtcagttagtcagccagtcagccagtcagccagtcagccagccagccagccagtcagccagtcagccagccagtcagtcagttagtcagccagtcagccagtcagtcagccagccagccagtcagccagccagccagccagccagccagccagtcagccagccagttagtcagccagtcagccagccagtcagtcagttagtcagccagtcagccagtcagccagccagtcagccagccagccagccagccagccagtcagccagccagtcagccagttagtcagccagccagccagccagcctgccagccagccagccagccagccagtaaaGCTCTACCCTGGATGGAAACTCAGTCTCCTGTGAAAGTGTGGAGCTGTACTGAGGTTTCAGGCTGTGTAACATTAATGTACTGTGATCAGTGTATCGTTTCATCACTGATAGAACCAAAACGCCTTAAAATCTGGCAGAATGTAATCTGTTGTATTTGCTTTAGAAACCTGACTATGTTCCTCCTCATATTGCCTGTTTGTTCAGCGACATGGACTGTAACAACTTTACGGCAGAGTAGAGATTTTATAAACATTTTTACTGCAACTATTTTGATCAACAAAAGTTGTGTATTTTCTTTGAATTGCCAAATAAAATAAAGTAATATGGATGTTGGACTGTGAGTGACTGACGTGGGGATTAGATCTGGGGAACAACTCTCTGTAACGGTCTCTGTTCAACTCAACAAACCAAACACACGGTCAGGTCGTTTAGTTCAACAAGACTCGTTTACTGGGATTCATTCTGTCCTGGAGAAAGAGCTGAGCGATTTCCGATAGATAAACCAGccgcaaagtaaaaaaaaatggatatatcgtaaaaaaaaagttaaactaGAATGAGCTTGTTTAAGTTTAGGCCTAGTGTTAGCAGTGTGGTGAAGGTTAAGATTAAAATCAGATTCTGTGGCTGAGACAGCTagtagagctgcctccagaacaatatTCATCCCAATAAATGGCCAACCAGCAACAAtgtccctggtgaactagtccttagttagtaatatgcccctggtgaactagtccttagttagtaatatacccctggtgaactagtccttagttagtaatatacccctggtgaactagtccttagttagtaatatacccctggtgaactagtccttagttagtaatatacccctggtgaactagtccttagttagtaatatacccctggtgaactagtccttagttagtaatatacccctggttaactagtccttagttagtaatatacccctggtgaactagtccttagttagtaatatacccctggtgaactagtccttagttagtaatatacccctggtgaactagtccttactaatatacccctggttaactagtccttagttagtaatatacccctggagaactagtccttagttagtaatatacccctggtgaactagtcctgttagtaatatacccctggtgaactagtccttagttagtaatatacccctggtgaactagtccattagtaatatacccctggtgaactagtccttagttagtaatatacccctggtgaactagtcctttagtaatatacccctggtgaactagtccttagttagtaatatacccctggtgaactagtccttagttagtaatatacccctggtgaactagtccttagttagtaatatacccctggtgaactagtccttagttagtaatatacccctggtgaactagtccttagttagtaatatacccctggtgaactagtccttagttagtaatatacccctggtgaactagtccttagttagtaatatacccctggtgaactagtccttagttagtaatatacccctggtgaactagtccttagttagtaatatacccctggtgaactagtccttagttagtaatatacccctggtgaactagtccttagttagtaatatacccctggtgaactagtccttagttagtaatatacccctggtgaactagtccttagttagtaatatacccctggtgaactagtccttagttagtaatatacccctggtgaactagtccttagttagtaatatacccctggtgaactagtccttagttagtaatatacccctggtgaactagtccttagttagtaatatacccctggtgaactagtccttagttagtaatatacccctggtgaactagtccttagttagtaatatacccctggtgaactagtccttagttagtaatatacccctggtgaactagtccttagttagtaatatacccctggtgaactagtccttagttagtaatatacccctggtgaactagtccttagttagtaatatacccctggtgaactagtccttagttagtaatat
This region of Salmo salar unplaced genomic scaffold, Ssal_v3.1, whole genome shotgun sequence genomic DNA includes:
- the LOC123733179 gene encoding CD9 antigen-like → MMVVGFLGCCGAIKESPCMLGLFFFSLLLIFGAEVAAGIWGLSNKDTVVEDITEFYKQTYTNYMSTKQEALKETLRLIHFGLNCCGLTGTMIDSARETCPKKEGLEALITTSCPTAIDEVFNSKLHIIGGVGIGIGVLMIFGMIFSMLLCCAIRRSRDIM